In Candidatus Bathyarchaeota archaeon, the following are encoded in one genomic region:
- a CDS encoding EamA family transporter has translation VYTSVLLFLKSLSKGRASINVTIFRLSFIITAILAIIFIHEEATLGKFLAVSLAAFSIIALSKSLETKNMHYSVLIQLLFATFLYGLFGFIYKVAISTGSTPTGIVAMQGATFFILSFITSKIKNSISMSRSVLIHAPICGVLLVSSFLLLLESLKFGEVSVNFSIVQLSFVFTSILAIVFLGEKFRMLNFFGIAAAVLAVYSFAFL, from the coding sequence CGTATACACTTCAGTTCTACTTTTTCTAAAAAGTCTAAGCAAAGGTCGAGCAAGTATTAATGTAACTATTTTTAGACTGAGCTTCATCATAACAGCGATATTGGCAATAATCTTTATTCATGAAGAAGCAACTTTAGGGAAATTTTTGGCAGTTAGTCTAGCAGCTTTTAGCATAATAGCACTCTCAAAAAGTCTTGAGACCAAAAATATGCATTATAGCGTGCTTATTCAACTCTTGTTCGCTACTTTCCTCTATGGGCTCTTTGGCTTTATCTACAAGGTCGCCATCTCAACCGGTTCAACACCAACAGGAATTGTAGCAATGCAAGGTGCAACATTCTTCATTCTATCATTTATCACCTCAAAAATCAAAAATTCTATAAGCATGTCCAGGAGTGTTTTGATTCATGCTCCTATATGTGGAGTGCTTTTAGTATCATCATTTCTGCTTCTCTTAGAATCTTTAAAATTTGGAGAAGTTAGTGTTAACTTTTCTATAGTTCAACTCAGTTTTGTGTTCACGAGTATTTTAGCGATAGTGTTTTTGGGCGAGAAATTTAGGATGTTGAATTTTTTTGGAATAGCGGCAGCTGTATTGGCGGTCTACTCCTTTGC